A window from Mixophyes fleayi isolate aMixFle1 chromosome 12, aMixFle1.hap1, whole genome shotgun sequence encodes these proteins:
- the STYX gene encoding serine/threonine/tyrosine-interacting protein has product MDGLALEFPALPPCKEDGEDWSYPMRREMQEILPGLFLGPYSAAMKSKLSILQKYGITHIICIRQSIEANFIKPNFQHLFRYLVLDFADNPIENIIRFFATSKEFIDGCLQAGGKVLIHGNAGISRSAALVIAYIMETFGLKYRDAFTYVQERRFCINPNAGFVHQLQEYEAIYLAKLTIKTMSPLQLGRTLSLQSGAAGSLKRSLDEEDELGNMQVSATHEG; this is encoded by the exons ATGGACGGCCTCGCGCTGGAGTTTCCCGCCCTGCCCCCGTGCAAGGAGGATGGTGAG GACTGGAGTTACCCGATGAGAAGGGAGATGCAG GAAATTTTACCTGGCTTATTTTTGGGTCCGTACTCTGCAGCAATGAAAAGCAAG ctgtcaaTACTTCAGAAATATGGTATAACGCACATAATCTGCATACGGCAAAGCATTGAAGCAAATTTTATTAAACCAAACTTTCAACACTTGTTTCG ATATTTAGTGCTGGATTTTGCAGACAACCCCATTGAAAACATAATACGTTTTTTTGCTACA TCAAAGGAATTCATTGATGGATGTTTACAGGCTGGag GAAAAGTTCTCATCCATGGGAACGCAGGGATCTCTAGGAGTGCTGCCTTGGTTATTGCATACATTATGGAAACATTTGGATTAAAATACAg GGATGCTTTCACGTACGTTCAGGAACGGAGGTTCTGCATTAATCCTAATGCTGGATTTGTTCATCAACTTCAG GAATATGAAGCCATCTATCTAGCAAAATTAACCATTAAAACGATGTCTCCTCTGCAGTTAGGGAGGACCTTGTCTTTACAATCTGGTGCTGCAG GAAGTCTCAAACGGTCGCTTGACGAGGAGGACGAGCTGGGGAATATGCAAGTGTCCGCCACCCATGAGGGGTGA